From Bacteroidia bacterium, one genomic window encodes:
- a CDS encoding fumarate reductase/succinate dehydrogenase flavoprotein subunit, translated as MSKLDSKIPEGSVAEKWTLYKSHVALVNPTNKRHIEIIVVGSGLAGASAAASLAEMGYKVKVFCFQDSPRRAHSIAAQGGINAAKNYANDGDSTYRLFYDTVKGGDYRSRESNVYRLSEVSANIIDQCVAQGVPFAREYGGLLDNRSFGGVQVSRTFYARGQTGQQLLLGAYSALSRQIGKKQITMHNRHEMLETVIIDGKARGIIARDLITGKLERHFGHAVILATGGYGNVFYLSTNAMGSNATAAWKAYKKGAFFANPCYTQIHPTCIPVSGDHQSKLTLMSESLRNDGRIWVPKKKGDARKPTDIPEEERDYYLERKYPAYGNLVPRDVASRAAKQRCDEGYGVGTSKLAVYLDFSEAIGRLGHDVVSARYGNLFEMYEKITGENPYKTPMRIYPAVHYTMGGLWVDYNLMTTINGLYALGECNFSDHGANRLGASALMQGLADGYFVIPYTIGEYLAKEIGTKPIPTDHPAFAEAEKSVQDVIAKLLGIKGTKSVDHFHKHLGKIMWEYCGMARNEAGLTKAKAMIRELRVEFWKDVKVPGTANEFNPELEKAGRVADFFELGELLVDDAQNRKESCGGHFREESQTEEGEAKRNDDLYAYVAAWEFKGVGEPSVLHKEELKFEAIALKQRSYK; from the coding sequence ATGTCAAAATTAGATTCAAAAATTCCGGAAGGATCCGTAGCAGAAAAATGGACCTTGTACAAATCGCACGTTGCACTTGTAAATCCTACCAATAAAAGACATATTGAAATCATTGTTGTTGGTTCAGGACTTGCTGGAGCATCGGCAGCAGCCAGTTTAGCCGAAATGGGTTATAAGGTAAAAGTTTTTTGTTTCCAAGATTCACCACGTAGAGCGCACAGTATCGCGGCTCAAGGAGGTATCAACGCAGCAAAAAATTATGCGAACGATGGCGATAGCACGTATCGTTTATTTTACGATACTGTTAAAGGTGGTGATTATAGATCGCGCGAATCCAATGTTTATAGGCTTTCTGAAGTAAGTGCGAATATTATTGATCAGTGTGTGGCGCAAGGCGTTCCTTTTGCCAGAGAATATGGTGGCTTGCTTGATAATCGTTCCTTCGGCGGGGTACAAGTATCGCGTACGTTTTATGCGCGCGGACAAACTGGACAACAATTATTGCTAGGTGCATACAGCGCGTTAAGCAGACAAATTGGGAAGAAACAAATTACAATGCACAACCGTCATGAAATGTTGGAAACGGTTATTATTGATGGAAAAGCGCGTGGAATTATTGCGCGTGATTTAATCACAGGAAAATTAGAACGTCATTTTGGGCATGCGGTTATTTTAGCAACTGGCGGCTACGGAAATGTGTTTTATTTATCCACTAATGCAATGGGATCAAATGCTACGGCAGCTTGGAAAGCCTATAAAAAGGGTGCTTTTTTCGCGAATCCATGTTATACACAGATTCATCCAACATGTATTCCTGTTTCAGGAGATCATCAATCGAAATTAACATTGATGTCGGAATCCTTGAGAAATGACGGACGTATTTGGGTGCCGAAGAAAAAAGGAGATGCACGCAAACCAACCGATATTCCAGAAGAAGAAAGAGATTATTATTTGGAAAGAAAATATCCTGCTTACGGAAATTTAGTTCCGCGAGATGTGGCATCGCGTGCTGCGAAACAACGTTGCGACGAAGGTTATGGTGTTGGAACTTCCAAACTGGCGGTTTATCTGGATTTTTCAGAAGCCATTGGTCGTTTAGGACACGACGTAGTGAGCGCACGTTACGGAAATTTGTTCGAGATGTACGAAAAAATTACAGGCGAAAATCCATACAAAACACCGATGCGTATTTATCCTGCGGTGCATTATACAATGGGCGGTTTGTGGGTAGATTACAATTTAATGACTACTATAAACGGCTTGTATGCTTTGGGCGAATGCAATTTTTCCGATCACGGCGCGAATCGTTTGGGTGCATCTGCATTGATGCAAGGTTTGGCGGATGGTTATTTCGTTATTCCTTATACAATTGGCGAATATCTCGCGAAAGAAATTGGCACTAAACCAATTCCTACTGATCATCCCGCTTTTGCGGAAGCAGAAAAAAGTGTGCAAGATGTTATCGCTAAATTATTAGGAATAAAAGGCACAAAATCAGTAGATCATTTTCACAAACATCTCGGAAAAATTATGTGGGAATATTGTGGAATGGCTCGTAATGAAGCTGGTTTAACAAAAGCCAAAGCGATGATTCGCGAATTGAGAGTTGAATTTTGGAAAGATGTAAAAGTTCCCGGAACAGCCAACGAATTTAATCCGGAATTGGAAAAAGCAGGTCGCGTTGCCGACTTTTTTGAATTAGGTGAATTGCTTGTGGACGATGCACAAAATAGAAAAGAATCGTGTGGAGGACATTTTCGCGAAGAATCACAGACCGAAGAAGGCGAAGCAAAACGTAACGATGATTTGTATGCCTACGTAGCTGCTTGGGAATTTAAAGGCGTTGGTGAACCTTCTGTTTTGCACAAAGAAGAATTGAAATTCGAAGCCATTGCATTGAAACAAAGAAGTTATAAATAA
- a CDS encoding nucleotidyltransferase domain-containing protein: MNTETKYLNIAKKIILNHIEKNNYAVFLFGSRANGSANRTSDIDVGIIGKNIFPLLLKAKMKEELEESIIPYHVDIIDFLEVSEDFKKVALQKIVAWNQPKNIIIN, translated from the coding sequence ATGAATACCGAAACCAAATATTTAAACATCGCAAAAAAAATTATTTTGAATCACATCGAAAAGAATAATTATGCTGTTTTTTTATTTGGTTCCAGAGCAAATGGAAGTGCAAATCGTACTTCGGATATTGATGTTGGAATAATTGGGAAAAATATTTTTCCGCTATTGTTGAAAGCAAAAATGAAGGAAGAATTGGAAGAATCTATCATTCCTTATCATGTTGATATTATTGATTTTTTAGAAGTGTCGGAGGATTTTAAAAAAGTTGCATTACAGAAAATTGTAGCATGGAACCAACCGAAAAATATCATCATAAATTAA
- a CDS encoding nucleotidyltransferase substrate binding protein — protein sequence MEPTEKYHHKLNDLKKAVASLDEALKVNLFSFTEEVSDLIQNGQIQKIEYFSEILWKTVKIALEEKNGLIATAPKNVY from the coding sequence ATGGAACCAACCGAAAAATATCATCATAAATTAAATGATTTAAAAAAAGCCGTCGCGAGTTTAGACGAAGCCTTGAAAGTAAATTTATTTTCTTTCACTGAAGAGGTTTCAGACCTGATTCAAAATGGTCAAATTCAAAAAATTGAATATTTTTCGGAAATACTTTGGAAAACAGTAAAAATAGCGTTAGAAGAAAAAAATGGTTTAATAGCAACTGCCCCTAAAAATGTTTATTGA
- a CDS encoding succinate dehydrogenase/fumarate reductase iron-sulfur subunit has protein sequence MNLTLKVWRQKNSKEAGNFVTYKVTDVSTDMSFLEMFDVLNESLINKGEEPIAFDHDCREGICGMCSMFINGRPHGPLKGTTTCQLHMRHFKDGETIVVEPWRAKSFPVIKDLVVDRSSFDRIISAGGFVSVNTGNAQDANCIPIPKHDADAAFDAAACIGCGACVATCKNSSAVLFVSAKVSQLALLPQGQVERADRVKKMVAAMDAEGFGNCSTTGACEIECPKEISLENIARMNREFLVANLTE, from the coding sequence ATGAATCTCACATTAAAAGTATGGAGACAAAAAAACTCCAAAGAAGCAGGGAACTTTGTTACGTATAAAGTAACAGATGTTTCTACTGATATGTCGTTTCTCGAAATGTTTGACGTACTCAACGAATCGCTTATCAATAAAGGCGAAGAGCCGATTGCATTTGATCACGATTGCCGCGAAGGAATTTGCGGAATGTGTAGTATGTTCATCAATGGCAGACCGCACGGACCGCTAAAAGGAACCACCACTTGTCAGTTGCACATGCGCCATTTTAAAGATGGAGAAACGATTGTGGTCGAACCTTGGAGAGCGAAATCGTTTCCGGTAATTAAAGATTTAGTGGTGGATCGCTCTTCGTTCGATCGAATTATTTCTGCTGGCGGATTTGTTTCCGTTAATACCGGAAATGCTCAAGATGCCAATTGTATTCCCATTCCAAAACACGATGCGGATGCTGCTTTTGATGCTGCCGCTTGCATTGGCTGCGGCGCTTGCGTGGCTACGTGTAAAAACTCTTCTGCGGTGCTTTTTGTAAGTGCGAAAGTTTCTCAACTCGCTTTATTGCCGCAAGGACAAGTGGAAAGAGCTGACCGCGTGAAAAAAATGGTGGCGGCAATGGATGCTGAAGGTTTCGGAAATTGCAGTACAACCGGTGCTTGCGAAATAGAATGTCCGAAAGAAATTTCGCTTGAAAATATTGCGCGCATGAACCGTGAATTTTTAGTTGCGAATTTGACAGAATAA
- a CDS encoding ORF6N domain-containing protein gives MAKQEIAVIISDEVVMSKIYYIRGQKVMLDADLAELYQVETKSLKRAVNRNKDIFPNHFMFELTAQEFISLKSQFAISKTGRGGTRYSPMVFTQLGVLQLANVLKSSRARQMSIRILEVFVRLQSMLIENTELRLAIEKLERKTENNTKNIEIVFRYFDELLEKKENKKPRKKMGYKIPKTK, from the coding sequence ATGGCAAAACAAGAAATCGCAGTAATAATATCCGATGAAGTAGTAATGAGTAAGATTTATTACATTAGAGGACAAAAGGTGATGTTAGATGCAGATTTAGCAGAATTATATCAGGTAGAAACAAAGAGCTTAAAGCGAGCAGTAAACCGCAATAAGGACATATTCCCCAATCATTTTATGTTTGAATTAACAGCGCAGGAATTTATCTCTTTGAAGTCGCAATTTGCGATCTCAAAAACAGGAAGAGGCGGAACACGTTATTCGCCAATGGTTTTCACTCAGTTAGGCGTTTTACAACTCGCAAATGTTTTAAAAAGTTCAAGAGCAAGACAAATGAGTATCCGGATTTTAGAAGTCTTTGTTAGATTACAAAGTATGCTTATTGAAAACACGGAATTACGATTAGCAATAGAAAAGCTGGAAAGGAAAACAGAAAACAATACAAAGAATATTGAAATTGTATTTAGGTATTTCGATGAACTTTTAGAGAAAAAAGAAAATAAAAAACCACGTAAAAAAATGGGATATAAAATTCCAAAAACGAAATAA
- a CDS encoding class I SAM-dependent methyltransferase: MKKLFFLLKYFRYRIKALDKHGVHSPFVFHLITEIFENKNSFYAFNAIEKLRQKMILSSEIIVVEDFGAGSKNLKTKKRAVKDIAKTSVKPTKYGQLLFRLIHYFEFKNILELGTSLGITTLYLAMPDSNAKVISIEGCPQTAALAKNNFSQIKCKNIELIIGNFDEKLSASINKLQKLDFVFFDGNHRKEATLKYFNECLKAAHNDSLFVFDDIHWSAEMENAWEMIQKNNSVTVTIDLFFMGFVFFRKELTKQDFIVKF, encoded by the coding sequence ATGAAAAAATTATTTTTTCTTCTGAAGTATTTCCGTTATCGCATTAAAGCTCTTGATAAACACGGCGTCCATTCTCCTTTTGTTTTTCATTTAATAACAGAAATTTTTGAAAATAAAAATTCGTTTTATGCTTTTAACGCGATTGAAAAATTGCGGCAGAAAATGATTTTATCTTCCGAAATAATTGTGGTGGAAGATTTTGGCGCTGGTTCTAAAAATTTAAAAACTAAAAAAAGAGCCGTAAAGGACATTGCAAAAACATCGGTAAAACCTACCAAATACGGACAATTATTATTTCGGTTAATTCATTATTTCGAATTTAAAAACATCTTAGAATTAGGCACATCACTTGGTATTACGACACTTTATTTAGCGATGCCCGATTCAAACGCAAAAGTTATTTCTATCGAAGGTTGTCCGCAAACGGCGGCGCTTGCAAAAAATAATTTTTCGCAAATAAAATGCAAAAATATCGAATTAATTATCGGAAATTTTGACGAAAAACTTTCTGCTTCGATAAATAAATTGCAAAAATTAGATTTTGTTTTTTTCGATGGAAATCATCGGAAAGAAGCCACCTTAAAGTATTTCAACGAATGTTTAAAAGCCGCACACAACGATTCCCTTTTTGTTTTTGATGACATTCACTGGTCGGCGGAAATGGAAAATGCGTGGGAAATGATCCAGAAAAATAATTCTGTAACCGTTACGATTGATTTGTTTTTTATGGGCTTTGTTTTTTTTCGAAAGGAATTAACGAAACAGGATTTTATTGTGAAATTTTAA
- a CDS encoding SDR family oxidoreductase, translating to MSEQKHLALITGASKGIGKAIAEVLAKQKVDLLLVARSADMLKNIAEDFSKKYGVKINFLATDLSLPDAAVTIQKWCSENNYNVSILVNNAGYGLWGRFDTLELSEQKNMMQLNMNALVNITYELLPLLKKQPKSYILNISSTAAYQAVPCLSVYAATKSFVLLFSRGLRYELKKSNISVTCVCPGATDTNFMDRAGMEALKATAAKFNMHPEDVAKTAVNAMFKGKAEVLPGWMNLVSAKMTSFIPKSLTEKIAGNLYNK from the coding sequence ATGAGTGAGCAAAAACATTTAGCTCTGATTACCGGAGCCAGCAAAGGTATTGGCAAAGCGATTGCCGAAGTATTGGCAAAACAAAAAGTGGATTTGTTGCTCGTTGCCAGATCTGCGGATATGCTCAAAAATATTGCGGAAGATTTCAGTAAAAAGTACGGCGTAAAAATTAATTTTTTAGCCACCGATTTATCACTTCCCGATGCTGCTGTTACTATTCAAAAATGGTGTTCGGAAAACAATTACAATGTCTCGATTCTCGTGAATAACGCGGGTTACGGACTTTGGGGCAGATTTGATACACTTGAGTTGAGCGAGCAAAAAAACATGATGCAACTCAACATGAATGCCCTTGTAAACATTACGTACGAATTATTGCCGCTCTTAAAAAAACAACCAAAATCATATATTTTAAATATCAGTAGTACTGCCGCTTATCAAGCGGTACCATGCCTTAGCGTGTATGCTGCCACTAAATCTTTTGTGCTTTTATTTTCGCGCGGATTGCGTTACGAATTAAAAAAATCAAACATTTCTGTTACCTGCGTTTGCCCCGGTGCAACGGATACTAATTTTATGGACAGAGCTGGAATGGAAGCCTTGAAAGCTACCGCTGCCAAATTTAATATGCATCCCGAGGATGTTGCGAAAACTGCTGTAAATGCTATGTTTAAAGGCAAAGCAGAAGTATTGCCAGGATGGATGAATTTGGTTTCTGCAAAAATGACTTCCTTTATTCCGAAATCATTGACGGAAAAAATTGCCGGAAATTTATACAATAAATAA
- a CDS encoding phytanoyl-CoA dioxygenase family protein, whose product MKQASYPRFSLGKELTAEQTNYFNEQGYIHFENFISKEKVQELILAAEEVENRWAAEKVEKINGVPIKYGVNEEGRSIVHRFAFLSLHSQAFHELLQDTRFPALFPLLQAPGRIGENEKDGLVLNHYLNMGSSNFTKMGWHTDCLRDVFYGKKIMPMLNVGIYLDDSSDDNGGLRVIPGSHKQNFIKLVFGKKYFVDNTPDENEIAINAKAGDLTVHDGRMWHRVALSPHIGPKSRRRVMYVPVISGKYAPKSEDSPTQLYQRFSKYVK is encoded by the coding sequence ATGAAACAAGCTTCATACCCTCGTTTTAGCCTCGGAAAAGAGCTTACAGCCGAGCAAACGAACTATTTTAACGAACAAGGATATATCCATTTTGAAAATTTTATTTCAAAAGAAAAAGTACAGGAATTAATTTTAGCTGCCGAAGAAGTGGAAAACCGCTGGGCTGCCGAAAAAGTGGAAAAAATAAACGGTGTTCCCATTAAATATGGGGTAAATGAAGAGGGGAGATCCATTGTGCATCGTTTCGCCTTTTTATCACTTCACAGCCAAGCATTTCATGAGTTGTTGCAAGACACTCGCTTTCCTGCATTGTTTCCGCTTTTACAAGCTCCCGGGCGTATTGGCGAAAATGAAAAAGATGGTTTGGTGTTGAATCATTATCTCAATATGGGCAGTAGTAATTTCACCAAAATGGGTTGGCATACCGACTGTTTGCGGGATGTTTTTTACGGAAAAAAAATTATGCCGATGTTAAATGTCGGGATTTATTTGGATGATTCTTCCGATGATAATGGCGGTTTACGCGTGATTCCAGGTTCGCACAAACAAAATTTTATCAAACTTGTTTTTGGAAAAAAATATTTTGTGGACAATACGCCCGATGAAAATGAAATTGCTATCAACGCAAAAGCCGGAGATTTAACCGTGCACGACGGTCGCATGTGGCATCGTGTAGCCTTGTCGCCGCACATTGGTCCAAAAAGCAGAAGAAGAGTAATGTACGTTCCCGTGATTAGCGGAAAATACGCTCCAAAATCAGAAGACAGTCCGACTCAATTGTACCAACGTTTTTCGAAATACGTAAAATAA
- a CDS encoding PHB depolymerase family esterase encodes MKLYAIYLFLGISSLFLQFQSCSNNEVKKGVTTFQTSVTTVAPIKQHFESFAKGKEIPKIICESDSLQSYALYLPSNYSTDKKWPVIYCFDPHASGLLPVSLYKNLAEKYGYVLIGSNNSQNGTTWDAINASVQTLMDDTHARISIDNKRVYLAGFSGGARVAGLVAEMIPGITGVIGCGAGINGLDPGTIYPFSYIGIVGNKDFNYNEMQDLIAKMGTNIRHQLIVYNGKHQWAPVEIMNQAFEWITLNAMKDKLIPKNDKLINLVADENEISIKKYEKENDDYNMYLNYRKMSNFLSGLYDVKVENNMIAELGTSDNVKKTIATQAAIELKERAIQQEYMDDLQSKDVSWWKDETKKLNAPSDKDIYLMNQRLLGFMSLATYMTISDAIQKNAWDAADHFNQIYAAIDPTNAEHAYLSACFDARKKQNDAAYGSLEEAVKLGFSDFNRTEKDSNFVALKYTATFSKIISQMKKKSK; translated from the coding sequence ATGAAACTGTACGCAATTTATTTATTTCTGGGAATAAGTTCATTGTTTTTGCAATTTCAATCTTGCAGTAACAATGAAGTTAAAAAAGGCGTTACTACTTTTCAAACGTCCGTTACAACTGTTGCTCCGATAAAACAACATTTCGAATCTTTCGCAAAAGGAAAAGAAATTCCGAAAATAATTTGTGAATCGGATAGCCTGCAATCGTATGCTTTGTATTTGCCTTCCAATTACAGCACAGATAAAAAATGGCCCGTTATTTATTGTTTTGATCCGCATGCCAGCGGACTTTTACCCGTTTCGTTGTATAAAAATTTAGCAGAAAAATATGGGTACGTTTTAATTGGTTCTAACAATTCGCAAAATGGCACAACGTGGGATGCTATCAATGCTTCTGTGCAAACCTTAATGGACGATACGCATGCACGTATTTCGATTGACAATAAACGTGTTTATTTGGCAGGATTTTCGGGAGGTGCTCGTGTAGCTGGACTTGTAGCAGAAATGATTCCTGGAATTACAGGCGTTATCGGCTGTGGTGCAGGAATAAACGGATTGGATCCGGGAACGATTTATCCCTTTTCGTACATCGGTATTGTTGGGAATAAAGATTTTAATTACAATGAAATGCAGGATTTAATTGCGAAAATGGGAACCAATATTCGCCATCAATTAATTGTTTACAACGGTAAGCACCAGTGGGCTCCCGTGGAAATTATGAATCAAGCTTTTGAATGGATTACGCTTAACGCGATGAAAGATAAATTGATTCCAAAAAACGATAAACTAATTAATTTAGTAGCAGATGAAAATGAAATAAGCATCAAAAAATATGAAAAAGAAAACGATGATTATAACATGTATTTGAATTATCGAAAAATGTCGAATTTTCTTTCCGGATTGTACGATGTGAAGGTAGAAAATAACATGATTGCCGAATTGGGAACATCCGATAACGTAAAAAAAACAATTGCAACACAAGCTGCTATTGAACTGAAGGAGCGCGCCATTCAGCAAGAATACATGGACGATTTACAATCCAAAGATGTGAGTTGGTGGAAAGACGAAACTAAAAAATTAAATGCGCCGTCGGATAAAGATATTTATTTGATGAACCAACGATTGTTGGGTTTTATGAGTTTGGCGACGTACATGACAATTAGCGATGCCATTCAAAAAAATGCCTGGGATGCTGCCGATCATTTCAATCAAATTTATGCAGCAATAGATCCCACAAATGCAGAACACGCCTATTTATCAGCTTGCTTTGATGCGCGAAAAAAACAAAATGATGCTGCGTACGGAAGTTTGGAAGAAGCGGTAAAATTAGGTTTTTCAGATTTTAATCGGACAGAAAAGGATTCCAATTTTGTTGCCTTAAAATATACCGCAACTTTCTCAAAAATTATTTCTCAGATGAAGAAAAAGTCGAAATAA
- a CDS encoding T9SS type A sorting domain-containing protein: MIKKILFVGMSIVTFGVLNANAQALPNPGFETWVHTSGPPAYDDPQGYATANILSNSFLGSNPVSVFKETTIIHNGAAAMKIVSVALTNNPLSATLPDTIGLAVTGSVSGSGIKTGFAYAAIPSAFQFYAEYIPNGVDTAWGLSALTHFNTITHKRDTLDVAVIRIAGNVSTYTLFTTPYISLLTGTPDTCIVAFSATNPRKTGRHHAGSIFYVDDANLNTTGIPENSMATEHVSVFPNPAINELNVVTTNMKNATSVIVYDITGRKINSYNIANQEHLKISTDEYAAGLYIYQITDKNNNTMHTGKFNVIK; the protein is encoded by the coding sequence ATGATAAAAAAAATACTCTTTGTCGGTATGTCAATTGTTACATTCGGTGTTTTAAATGCCAATGCACAAGCACTTCCAAACCCTGGTTTTGAAACATGGGTTCACACTTCTGGTCCGCCAGCTTACGATGATCCACAAGGATATGCGACGGCAAATATTTTATCCAATTCCTTTTTAGGAAGTAATCCTGTTTCTGTTTTTAAAGAAACAACTATTATTCATAACGGTGCTGCTGCGATGAAAATCGTATCGGTTGCTCTAACCAACAACCCATTGTCGGCAACACTACCTGATACTATTGGTTTAGCCGTAACAGGAAGCGTGAGTGGTTCTGGAATAAAAACAGGGTTTGCTTACGCTGCAATACCAAGTGCTTTTCAATTTTATGCGGAATATATTCCTAATGGAGTAGATACTGCTTGGGGACTTTCTGCTTTAACCCACTTTAATACAATTACTCATAAGAGAGATACTCTTGATGTAGCGGTTATTCGAATTGCAGGAAACGTTTCTACTTACACGTTATTCACCACTCCATATATTTCTTTATTGACTGGTACTCCAGATACTTGCATAGTCGCTTTTTCAGCAACTAATCCTCGTAAAACTGGAAGACATCACGCAGGAAGCATTTTTTATGTGGACGATGCCAATTTGAATACGACAGGAATTCCTGAAAATTCAATGGCAACTGAGCATGTTTCGGTTTTTCCGAATCCAGCTATCAATGAATTAAACGTGGTAACTACGAATATGAAAAATGCAACATCCGTAATTGTATATGACATTACTGGACGCAAAATAAACTCGTACAACATCGCAAATCAAGAACATTTGAAAATTAGTACCGACGAATATGCTGCTGGCTTGTACATTTATCAAATAACAGATAAAAATAACAACACTATGCACACTGGAAAATTCAATGTGATAAAATAA
- a CDS encoding M28 family peptidase: MQAQSISYAKQIIDTLASETMHGRGYVGDGNKKAAIYIEHQFEKIGLQKFGKSYFQNLNFPVNIFPGKMEIKIDDKKLIPGEDYIVIPVTASTSGTFPILLFNDSVYKNPKAYEAFQKNNFSNAFILVDDSGIKNKDTLSFFERLRFNPFHAKGVIVLRTKLTEEMSQYVEKYALIETLRNKFPVSGKNIFLDIQTKFLEKCRTQNVIGFVKGTQYTDSFIVFSAHYDHLGEMGKNAYFPGASDNASGVAMLLNLANYFSAHPLKCSVVFMAFTGEEVGLLGSKYYTEHPLFPLSEIKILVNMDMVGTGEEGITVVNGSIFKTDFDLLSKINSEKNYLLQVKIRGEAANSDHYYFSKKNVKAVFVYTMGGSKAYHDVFDKPALLSLAKFENLAHLLIDFATEIQ; the protein is encoded by the coding sequence TTGCAGGCACAAAGTATATCCTACGCAAAACAAATTATCGACACGCTGGCTTCCGAAACCATGCACGGGCGTGGCTATGTAGGCGATGGAAATAAAAAGGCAGCTATTTATATCGAACATCAATTTGAGAAAATAGGCTTGCAGAAATTCGGAAAATCCTATTTCCAAAATTTAAATTTTCCGGTGAATATTTTTCCGGGAAAAATGGAAATTAAAATAGACGACAAAAAATTAATTCCTGGTGAAGATTACATAGTTATTCCTGTTACAGCAAGCACTTCTGGAACATTTCCGATTCTTCTTTTTAATGACTCTGTTTACAAAAATCCGAAAGCATACGAAGCCTTTCAAAAAAATAATTTTTCAAATGCATTTATTTTAGTGGACGATTCCGGAATAAAAAACAAGGATACTTTATCGTTTTTTGAACGTTTGCGATTCAATCCTTTTCATGCGAAAGGCGTGATTGTATTGAGAACTAAATTGACAGAAGAAATGTCGCAATACGTTGAAAAGTATGCGCTCATCGAAACGCTTAGGAATAAATTTCCAGTATCCGGAAAAAATATTTTTCTCGACATTCAAACTAAATTTTTAGAAAAATGTCGTACACAAAATGTTATTGGGTTTGTAAAAGGAACTCAGTATACAGATTCGTTTATTGTGTTTTCGGCACATTACGATCACCTCGGAGAAATGGGTAAAAACGCTTATTTTCCAGGAGCGAGCGACAATGCCAGCGGCGTAGCGATGTTGTTAAATTTGGCAAACTATTTCAGCGCACATCCATTAAAATGCTCCGTTGTTTTTATGGCATTTACGGGTGAAGAAGTAGGTTTACTCGGCTCAAAATATTATACCGAACATCCTTTGTTTCCATTATCGGAAATAAAAATTTTAGTAAATATGGATATGGTTGGAACGGGCGAAGAAGGCATTACAGTTGTAAATGGCAGCATTTTTAAAACTGATTTTGATTTACTTTCAAAAATAAATTCCGAAAAAAATTATTTGTTGCAAGTTAAAATTCGTGGCGAAGCAGCGAACAGCGATCATTATTATTTCTCCAAAAAAAATGTGAAAGCAGTATTTGTTTACACGATGGGCGGCTCGAAAGCATATCACGATGTGTTTGACAAACCTGCACTTTTATCGCTCGCTAAATTTGAAAACTTAGCGCATTTATTAATTGATTTCGCAACAGAAATTCAATAA